ACTCGATCTACAGTCGCCGGGTGATGCTCCTGGCGATGGCCAGCTACCTTGCCCTGGCCCCGACTTTCCGCCTGATGGTTTGCTCCGCTGTCAACCGTTACAGTCGCAAATTCGTGATTGTCGGCACGGATCGCAAGTCGCAGTTGTCGCCGGATTGCCAAGGCGACGGCCTGTCAAAACGATACCAACTGGTCGGATACGTCAGCACTGACGCTCTGGAGGTCGGCCGCACGATCGGCAAGCACCCGGTGCTGGGCACGGTGGACGAAATCGAGCAAATCTGCCTGGAGAATCAGGTGGATGAGGTGGTCGTCGGGCGGGTCGCGTCAAAGAATCCGTGGACCGTGGACAAGGCCCTGCGTTGCCTCAAGATCGGCTGCCGGGTAACGAATCTCTCGACCTTCTACGAGGACGTGCTCAGCGAGGTGCCCGCAACACTGCTCGAGCCGAACTGGTTCCTTTTTGCCGACTTCAAGCACTACCATGAGGCCCAGCTCATCATGAAGCGGGCCATGGACATCGTCCTGGCGACCATCGGGCTGATTCTGACACTGCCGTTCTGGCCGTTGGTTGCGCTGTTGATCAAGCTCGACAGTCCCGGACCGGTCTTCTACAGCCAAGCGCGCGTGGGCCTGCTGGGGCGCCACTTTCGGCTTTACAAGTTCCGGACCATGCGGGTTGGTTCAGAGAAGAACGGCCACGCCTGGGCGGCGATCAATGATCCGCGCGTGACCCGTGTGGGGCGCTACTTGCGAAAACTCCGCATCGACGAGCTGCCGCAGTTGGTCAACATCCTGACGGGGACGATGTCCGTCGTGGGTCCGCGCCCCGAGCAGCCAGAGTTTGTCGATGAACTGGCGGCCAGGATTCGCTTTTACAACGAGCGCCACGTGGTCAAACCAGGGCTGACCGGATGGGCCCAGATCAACTATCGCTACGGTGCCAGCGTCGAGGACGCACAGCGCAAGCTTCAGCTTGATCTCTGGTACATCAAGCACATGTGCATCGAGCTGGACCTGACGATCCTGCTCCGCACGCTGGGAACCCTGTTCATCGGTTCCCGGTAGAGTCCTCGCCGGCGGATCACGGTTGACCGAACCCTGAACCCTTCTTCGCCAACTTCACCCTTGCCGGCGGGCATCCGATAACATGTTGAGAG
The nucleotide sequence above comes from Phycisphaerae bacterium. Encoded proteins:
- a CDS encoding sugar transferase, which codes for MLWSAFDVAILSLGLYLAYHTLVWTPTGGWVPFTWWQMCLVQAPAMVVAGLVFGLYEQKTLLRRSRILARSFLTAATAAALTYIIIYFLMYSIYSRRVMLLAMASYLALAPTFRLMVCSAVNRYSRKFVIVGTDRKSQLSPDCQGDGLSKRYQLVGYVSTDALEVGRTIGKHPVLGTVDEIEQICLENQVDEVVVGRVASKNPWTVDKALRCLKIGCRVTNLSTFYEDVLSEVPATLLEPNWFLFADFKHYHEAQLIMKRAMDIVLATIGLILTLPFWPLVALLIKLDSPGPVFYSQARVGLLGRHFRLYKFRTMRVGSEKNGHAWAAINDPRVTRVGRYLRKLRIDELPQLVNILTGTMSVVGPRPEQPEFVDELAARIRFYNERHVVKPGLTGWAQINYRYGASVEDAQRKLQLDLWYIKHMCIELDLTILLRTLGTLFIGSR